One Halovivax ruber XH-70 genomic region harbors:
- a CDS encoding O-acetylhomoserine aminocarboxypropyltransferase/cysteine synthase family protein → MENDESREFDTRTIHAGQESDPTTGARAPPIYQTTSYEFDDTDHAAALFGLEEFGNIYSRIMNPTNAMLEERVASLEGGMGALATASGMAAFDLATFMLAEAGDNIVSASSLYGGTYTYLTHTVSRRGIETKFVDTLDYEAYDAAIDDDTAFVHLESIGNPALVTPDIERIADIAHDHDVPLFVDNTFATPYLCNPIEHGADLVWHSTTKWLTGAGTTVGGILVDGGTFPWDEGDYPEIAEPNPAYHGVNFYETFGEQAFAIAARTRGLRDLGNQQAPFDAWNTLQKLESLSLRMDRHCENAQIVAEYLDDHPDVAWVTYPGLESHETHETASEYLDGGYGGMLTFGLEAGYEGAETVCNEVELTSLLANVGDAKTLIIHPGSTTHQQLTESEQLASGVTPDLVRLSVGIEDPADIVADLEQAIDAV, encoded by the coding sequence ATGGAAAACGACGAGTCACGGGAGTTCGACACGCGGACGATCCACGCTGGACAAGAGTCTGACCCGACGACCGGCGCTCGGGCCCCACCGATCTACCAGACGACGTCCTACGAGTTCGACGACACCGACCACGCCGCCGCTCTCTTCGGCCTGGAGGAGTTCGGCAACATCTACTCGCGGATCATGAACCCGACGAACGCGATGCTAGAAGAGCGCGTCGCGAGTCTCGAAGGCGGAATGGGTGCGCTCGCGACCGCGTCCGGGATGGCTGCGTTCGACCTCGCGACGTTCATGCTGGCCGAAGCCGGCGACAACATCGTCTCGGCCTCGTCGCTCTACGGCGGGACGTACACCTACCTCACCCACACCGTCTCGCGTCGCGGAATCGAGACGAAATTCGTCGACACGCTCGATTACGAGGCCTACGACGCCGCCATCGACGACGACACTGCGTTCGTCCACCTGGAGTCGATCGGGAATCCGGCGCTGGTGACACCGGACATCGAGCGGATCGCAGACATCGCCCACGACCACGACGTCCCGCTGTTCGTCGACAACACGTTCGCGACGCCGTACCTCTGTAATCCGATCGAGCACGGCGCCGACCTCGTCTGGCACTCCACGACGAAGTGGCTCACCGGCGCCGGGACGACCGTCGGCGGAATCCTGGTCGACGGGGGCACCTTCCCCTGGGACGAGGGCGACTATCCCGAGATCGCCGAGCCCAATCCCGCCTACCACGGCGTGAACTTCTACGAGACCTTCGGCGAGCAGGCGTTCGCGATCGCCGCACGCACACGCGGGCTGCGCGATCTCGGTAACCAGCAAGCGCCGTTCGACGCCTGGAACACGCTCCAAAAGCTGGAATCGCTCTCGCTCCGGATGGATCGCCACTGCGAGAACGCACAGATCGTCGCCGAATATCTCGACGACCACCCCGACGTCGCCTGGGTCACATACCCGGGGCTCGAATCCCACGAGACGCACGAAACCGCCTCCGAGTATCTGGATGGCGGCTACGGTGGCATGCTCACCTTCGGCCTCGAAGCCGGCTACGAAGGTGCTGAGACTGTTTGCAACGAAGTCGAGTTGACGAGCCTGCTCGCCAACGTCGGCGACGCGAAGACGCTCATCATCCATCCCGGGAGTACGACTCACCAGCAGTTGACCGAGTCCGAACAGCTGGCGAGCGGCGTCACGCCCGATCTCGTCCGCCTGTCGGTCGGCATCGAGGACCCCGCGGACATCGTCGCCGACCTGGAGCAGGCGATCGACGCGGTGTGA
- a CDS encoding D-2-hydroxyacid dehydrogenase has product MSSHEILIPHRYDRADRERLAVRFDELDDADVTVATTPDETLSGIETATAVLSPSVSEEWLDRASNLAWVQGSTAGYDHYDLDALEAAGITLTTASGVHGQPIGEWALGAMLGIERDLFAARDRQREGLWLRESGGELASKTVGIVGLGAIGGRIAELAAAVGCRVVGTKRDPSTAPDAVDEVYPADELDEVLRQTDYLVVACPLTDETRGLIDRSAMRTMPRDAVVVNIARGDVVDEEALVESLQQGRLAGAALDVFSTEPLPDDSPLWDLPNVLVTPHVSGSTPHYYDRVAEIFIENYDHFVAGTPEEMRNRVV; this is encoded by the coding sequence ATGAGCAGTCACGAGATTCTGATTCCCCACCGCTACGACCGGGCGGATCGCGAGCGCCTCGCCGTCCGGTTCGACGAACTCGACGACGCCGACGTGACCGTCGCGACCACGCCCGACGAGACGCTCTCGGGCATCGAAACGGCGACGGCGGTTCTCTCACCGAGCGTTTCGGAGGAGTGGCTCGACCGCGCCTCGAATCTGGCGTGGGTGCAGGGGTCGACGGCCGGCTACGATCACTACGATCTGGACGCACTCGAGGCGGCCGGGATCACCCTCACGACGGCCTCGGGCGTCCACGGGCAGCCGATCGGCGAGTGGGCACTCGGGGCCATGCTCGGCATCGAGCGCGACCTCTTCGCCGCGCGCGATCGCCAGCGCGAGGGACTTTGGCTCCGCGAGAGCGGCGGCGAACTGGCGAGCAAGACCGTCGGTATCGTCGGTCTGGGTGCGATCGGCGGTCGGATCGCCGAACTCGCCGCGGCCGTCGGCTGTCGCGTCGTCGGGACGAAACGCGATCCGTCGACCGCACCCGACGCCGTCGACGAGGTCTATCCGGCCGACGAACTGGACGAGGTCCTCCGCCAGACGGACTATCTCGTCGTCGCCTGCCCGCTCACCGACGAGACGCGCGGCCTGATCGATCGGTCGGCGATGCGAACGATGCCGCGCGACGCGGTCGTCGTCAACATTGCCCGCGGCGACGTGGTCGACGAGGAGGCTCTCGTCGAGTCCCTTCAGCAAGGTCGCCTCGCCGGCGCGGCGCTCGACGTCTTCTCGACCGAACCCTTGCCCGACGACTCGCCGCTGTGGGATCTTCCCAACGTGCTGGTGACGCCGCACGTCTCGGGTTCGACGCCGCACTACTACGATCGCGTCGCCGAGATCTTCATCGAGAACTACGACCACTTCGTCGCCGGGACGCCCGAAGAGATGCGAAACCGCGTCGTGTAG
- a CDS encoding aldehyde dehydrogenase family protein: MAYLPLPPESGWTALYRDGEWIDRDDRDVIDVENPYTRESIAKVPAGTPDDIDEAYRIAEGAQDSWAEQPPQRRAGVVTRALRLLEEHWDDVVELLAIESGSASVKAVAELQTAKGMMQQAASYPFTMTGQHRDSIVPGKENVVERVPVGVVGVISPWNFPFHLSMRAVAPAIAAGNAVVLKPASNTPITGGLLLARLFDEAGLPDGVLNVVPGRGSEIGDAVAEHETPRVLAFTGSTEIGQRVARKAAGNTALPALELGGNNVHVVTENADLDRAVDGGVFGSFLHQGQACISINRHLVHESLYDEYVDALADRAANLPVGDPRDEETIIGPIIDESQRDQMLEFVAESVDAGATVETGGESDGLLVEPTVLSDASNDMAAACNEHFGPIAPVIPYADDAAAIDLANDTIHGLSGSVHSDDEAQARRIADGIETGMIHINDQPINDEPHVPFGGMKHSGLGRYNADSILDELTTTKWISIQREPRQYPF; the protein is encoded by the coding sequence ATGGCGTATCTTCCCCTGCCACCCGAATCCGGCTGGACTGCACTCTACAGAGACGGCGAGTGGATCGACCGCGATGACCGTGACGTAATCGACGTGGAGAATCCCTATACCCGCGAATCCATCGCGAAGGTTCCCGCGGGGACGCCGGACGACATCGACGAGGCCTATCGGATCGCCGAGGGGGCCCAGGACTCGTGGGCCGAGCAACCGCCGCAGCGGCGCGCCGGCGTCGTCACTCGTGCGCTCCGATTACTCGAAGAGCACTGGGACGACGTCGTCGAACTGCTGGCGATCGAATCGGGCAGTGCGTCGGTCAAGGCGGTCGCCGAGTTGCAGACGGCGAAGGGGATGATGCAGCAGGCGGCGAGCTACCCGTTCACGATGACGGGCCAGCACCGCGACTCGATCGTCCCCGGGAAGGAGAACGTCGTCGAACGCGTGCCGGTGGGTGTCGTCGGCGTGATCTCGCCGTGGAACTTCCCCTTTCACCTCTCGATGCGCGCCGTGGCACCGGCGATCGCCGCGGGGAACGCGGTCGTCCTGAAACCCGCCTCGAACACGCCGATCACCGGCGGCCTCTTGCTCGCCCGCCTCTTCGACGAGGCCGGCCTCCCCGACGGCGTCCTGAACGTCGTCCCGGGCCGGGGGTCCGAGATCGGTGACGCCGTGGCCGAGCACGAGACGCCTCGCGTCCTTGCGTTCACCGGGTCGACGGAGATCGGCCAGCGGGTGGCGCGGAAGGCAGCCGGCAACACCGCGCTCCCTGCCCTCGAACTCGGCGGGAACAACGTCCACGTCGTCACCGAGAACGCCGACCTCGACCGGGCGGTCGACGGCGGCGTGTTCGGCTCCTTCCTCCACCAGGGACAGGCCTGCATCTCGATCAATCGCCACCTGGTCCACGAATCGCTGTACGACGAGTACGTCGACGCCCTCGCGGATCGCGCGGCGAATCTGCCGGTCGGCGATCCGCGTGACGAGGAGACGATCATCGGGCCGATCATCGACGAGAGTCAGCGCGACCAGATGCTCGAATTCGTCGCGGAGAGCGTCGACGCCGGCGCGACCGTCGAGACTGGCGGCGAGAGTGACGGGTTGCTCGTCGAACCGACGGTCCTCTCCGACGCGAGCAACGACATGGCCGCCGCGTGCAACGAACACTTCGGGCCCATCGCGCCCGTCATCCCGTACGCCGACGACGCGGCGGCGATCGACCTCGCCAACGACACTATACACGGCCTCTCGGGCTCCGTTCACTCCGACGACGAGGCGCAGGCGCGTCGTATCGCCGACGGGATCGAGACGGGCATGATTCACATCAACGACCAGCCGATCAACGACGAACCGCACGTTCCCTTCGGCGGGATGAAGCACTCCGGCCTCGGGCGCTACAACGCCGACTCGATCCTCGACGAACTGACGACGACCAAGTGGATCTCGATACAGCGCGAGCCGCGACAGTACCCGTTCTGA
- a CDS encoding GNAT family N-acetyltransferase codes for MTSDATIRRATHEDAAAIAACYRDAYRVGAERGFPTRMTEIGADTVYEWLDADAITLVAEPGETNVGDGGSGGTEPDGSQPVVGTVRLLEERETPYIERLAVVESWQGNGLGQRLFDRAESIVQSRGYDTAQLTTYDTHPFLYEWYESQGYEPIETHEKPDRPYDYVTMERRFE; via the coding sequence GTGACCTCGGACGCCACCATTCGCCGCGCGACCCACGAGGACGCCGCTGCAATCGCCGCCTGTTATCGAGACGCCTACCGCGTCGGAGCCGAGCGCGGGTTTCCGACACGGATGACGGAAATCGGGGCCGACACAGTCTACGAGTGGCTCGACGCGGACGCCATCACGCTCGTCGCCGAGCCAGGCGAGACCAACGTCGGTGACGGGGGAAGCGGTGGCACGGAGCCAGACGGTAGTCAGCCGGTCGTCGGCACCGTTCGCCTCCTGGAAGAACGCGAGACGCCGTACATCGAACGGCTGGCCGTCGTCGAATCGTGGCAGGGGAACGGACTCGGCCAGCGATTGTTCGATCGGGCCGAATCGATCGTTCAATCGCGCGGCTACGACACCGCACAGTTGACGACCTACGACACGCACCCGTTCCTCTACGAGTGGTACGAAAGTCAGGGATACGAGCCGATCGAGACCCACGAGAAACCGGATCGGCCCTACGACTACGTGACGATGGAGCGGCGGTTCGAGTGA